The Trichomycterus rosablanca isolate fTriRos1 chromosome 15, fTriRos1.hap1, whole genome shotgun sequence genome contains a region encoding:
- the LOC134328755 gene encoding golgin subfamily A member 4-like isoform X2: MSWFRRLWCFSVPADDDDEPLRPRPERRVRRRRWWRWWRRNRTERQENTNVEEHQRMGNEENPEPSTQVLPDQGQDLEIQAGLENYIQELEGQGIRINRAQVLEDQMFLLNRAQVLEDQMDQTDQAQVLDEQVDQTDQAQVLDDQVDQTDQAQVLDEQVVLMDQAQVLEDQVVLMDQAQVLEDLVDQIDQGQDLEKQDQVEIDPMHKMDELLLQLRQVHERIVHLVLRKQAEELEEPVVLKNQEKEQKEPVVLDKNPKEQVVLESRVKEPKELGVLIDQLHRMEEQVSVLDQVQDLIDDVILKNQKQDVLMDQLHKLEKHLTLEVENRNLEEVATPDMTRKVNWVAKEEINLDEEDSEEQLNLEVESRNLEEVATPDMTRKVNWVAVENQDEENPEEQISITEDPLQADVLENVFGSSSDEVVQQQNGRARSDCSHLHEPT, encoded by the exons ATGTCCTGGTTCAGGAGGCTGTGGTGTTTTAGCGTCCCGGCCGACGACGACGACGAGCCACTGAGACCCAGACCTGAGAGGAGGGTAAGAAGGAGGAGATGGTGGAGATGGTGGAGACGCAACAGGACAGAGCGACAGGAGAACACCAATGTGGAGGAACATCAGAGGATGGGAAATGAAGAGAACCCAGAACCAAGCACACAGGTTCTGCCGGACCAAGGGCAGGACCTGGAAATACAGGCAGGTCTGGAGAATTACATCCAGGAACTGGAGGGGCAGGGGATTCGGATAAACCGAGCCCAGGTCCTGGAAGATCAAATGTTTCTGTTGAACCGAGCCCAGGTCTTGGAGGATCAGATGGATCAAACTGACCAAGCCCAGGTCCTGGATGAGCAGGTGGATCAAACTGACCAAGCCCAGGTCCTGGATGATCAGGTGGATCAAACTGACCAAGCCCAGGTCCTGGATgagcaggtggttctgatggaccaAGCCCAGGTCCTGGAGGatcaggtggttctgatggaccaAGCCCAGGTCCTGGAGGATCTGGTGGATCAAATTGACCAAGGGCAGGATTTAGAGAAGCAGGATCAGGTGGAAATTGACCCAATGCATAAAATGGATGAGCTGCTTCTTCAGCTGAGGCAGGTGCACGAACGCATAGTGCATCTGGTTCTGAGGAAACAAGCAGAAGAACTGGAGGAGCCGGTGGTTCTGAAGAACCAAGAGAAGGAACAGAAGGAGCCGGTGGTTCTGGACAAGAACCCAAaggagcaggtggttctggaaAGCCGAGTGAAGGAACCGAAAGAGCTTGGGGTTTTAATAGACCAGCTTCATAGAATGGAGGAGCAGGTAAGTGTGCTGGACCAAGTGCAGGACCTGATAGATGATGTGATTCTGAAAAACCAGAAGCAGGATGTTCTTATGGACCAACTGCATAAACTGGAGAAGCACCTGACCCTGGAGGTGGAGAACAGGAATCTGGAGGAGGTAGCCACACCAGATATGACAAGGAAAGTGAACTGGGTGGCTAAGGAAGAGATAAACCTGGATGAGGAGGACTCAGAGGAACAGCTGAACCTGGAGGTGGAGAGCAGGAATCTGGAGGAGGTAGCCACACCAGATATGACAAGGAAAGTGAACTGGGTGGCTGTGGAGAACCAAGACGAAGAGAACCCAGAGGAGCAGATCTCGATTACAGAAG ATCCACTTCAGGCTGATGTTCTGGAGAACGTCTTCGGGTCCTCGTCTGATGAAGTGGTGCAGCAGCAGAACGGTCGAGCACGTTCTGATTGCTCCCACCTTCATGAACCAACCTAA
- the LOC134328755 gene encoding golgin subfamily A member 4-like isoform X1 — MSWFRRLWCFSVPADDDDEPLRPRPERRVRRRRWWRWWRRNRTERQENTNVEEHQRMGNEENPEPSTQVLPDQGQDLEIQAGLENYIQELEGQGIRINRAQVLEDQMFLLNRAQVLEDQMDQTDQAQVLDEQVDQTDQAQVLDDQVDQTDQAQVLDEQVVLMDQAQVLEDQVVLMDQAQVLEDLVDQIDQGQDLEKQDQVEIDPMHKMDELLLQLRQVHERIVHLVLRKQAEELEEPVVLKNQEKEQKEPVVLDKNPKEQVVLESRVKEPKELGVLIDQLHRMEEQVSVLDQVQDLIDDVILKNQKQDVLMDQLHKLEKHLTLEVENRNLEEVATPDMTRKVNWVAKEEINLDEEDSEEQLNLEVESRNLEEVATPDMTRKVNWVAVENQDEENPEEQISITEADPLQADVLENVFGSSSDEVVQQQNGRARSDCSHLHEPT, encoded by the exons ATGTCCTGGTTCAGGAGGCTGTGGTGTTTTAGCGTCCCGGCCGACGACGACGACGAGCCACTGAGACCCAGACCTGAGAGGAGGGTAAGAAGGAGGAGATGGTGGAGATGGTGGAGACGCAACAGGACAGAGCGACAGGAGAACACCAATGTGGAGGAACATCAGAGGATGGGAAATGAAGAGAACCCAGAACCAAGCACACAGGTTCTGCCGGACCAAGGGCAGGACCTGGAAATACAGGCAGGTCTGGAGAATTACATCCAGGAACTGGAGGGGCAGGGGATTCGGATAAACCGAGCCCAGGTCCTGGAAGATCAAATGTTTCTGTTGAACCGAGCCCAGGTCTTGGAGGATCAGATGGATCAAACTGACCAAGCCCAGGTCCTGGATGAGCAGGTGGATCAAACTGACCAAGCCCAGGTCCTGGATGATCAGGTGGATCAAACTGACCAAGCCCAGGTCCTGGATgagcaggtggttctgatggaccaAGCCCAGGTCCTGGAGGatcaggtggttctgatggaccaAGCCCAGGTCCTGGAGGATCTGGTGGATCAAATTGACCAAGGGCAGGATTTAGAGAAGCAGGATCAGGTGGAAATTGACCCAATGCATAAAATGGATGAGCTGCTTCTTCAGCTGAGGCAGGTGCACGAACGCATAGTGCATCTGGTTCTGAGGAAACAAGCAGAAGAACTGGAGGAGCCGGTGGTTCTGAAGAACCAAGAGAAGGAACAGAAGGAGCCGGTGGTTCTGGACAAGAACCCAAaggagcaggtggttctggaaAGCCGAGTGAAGGAACCGAAAGAGCTTGGGGTTTTAATAGACCAGCTTCATAGAATGGAGGAGCAGGTAAGTGTGCTGGACCAAGTGCAGGACCTGATAGATGATGTGATTCTGAAAAACCAGAAGCAGGATGTTCTTATGGACCAACTGCATAAACTGGAGAAGCACCTGACCCTGGAGGTGGAGAACAGGAATCTGGAGGAGGTAGCCACACCAGATATGACAAGGAAAGTGAACTGGGTGGCTAAGGAAGAGATAAACCTGGATGAGGAGGACTCAGAGGAACAGCTGAACCTGGAGGTGGAGAGCAGGAATCTGGAGGAGGTAGCCACACCAGATATGACAAGGAAAGTGAACTGGGTGGCTGTGGAGAACCAAGACGAAGAGAACCCAGAGGAGCAGATCTCGATTACAGAAG CAGATCCACTTCAGGCTGATGTTCTGGAGAACGTCTTCGGGTCCTCGTCTGATGAAGTGGTGCAGCAGCAGAACGGTCGAGCACGTTCTGATTGCTCCCACCTTCATGAACCAACCTAA